Below is a window of Gossypium hirsutum isolate 1008001.06 chromosome A12, Gossypium_hirsutum_v2.1, whole genome shotgun sequence DNA.
CTGTAATAGATAGTTTGCATGTACAGTATCTTTGGATGAAATGATTCTTGGTAGATTAACTACCATCTTCAAAGTGAGCTTCATCATGTTTATATAGAAAATGATGAATCAAGGATAGACAGTGAGTGAGAAAATGCGAGGATGTCCAAACACTCACTGAAGCTTTAAATTGAGGAGATTTCAAAGGCGTACTCAGCTTTTTGTATAAAGATTTTACAGCATAGATTTCACAACCTTCCTTGTATCGAAAAATCAAGGTGTGGTGCGGTGGGAAAGGTTCTGTTTCTTTTAGAAAGTAGTTGATTTagaataagaaataaatataaacaatttGTACATGCATGAAGGAGTTgtgaactttgtttttctttgctTGGGCTGAACGACATGGATGTAGAAGACCTCAAACTTGTAGTGAGTCCTCGATCAATTATGAAGGCGGAATCCATTTCCCAGTTTTTGATACAAAAAATGCTAAAGTTAGCAAGCACGCAGTGTAGCGCTTTCTTTGTGTTTccattaaaatgatttttgcCCCTCTTAATTCCTTTGGTTCTCCCTTTAGGATCAATAAAGTCTTCTTATGAACAACAACCTGGTCGCATTGCTGTTTCTGGACCCTTACTTTAAACATTACTGGttcacattattattattatcctttGTCCAAAAGGTCGAGTAGGGGAAGTGAATGATCTGTCTATTCAAAATCGACCACTTCTATTTTCTACTTTCTAGACCCGACCATACTGTTTGGTTATCATATTTCTCCATATGTAAAGTCAATTTCCTCATGTCTGAAAAATGTTTTTAGACATCCTAGGGTTTCAATTGCTTCTTGGATTCTTAACCTTTGGGGTATAAATTGGTAGTGTCTTGCTACATAATTAGCCACTTAGCCCGACATCTGTTTCGAGACTTGCATCTTAGCCAAAAATGAGGGGCAACAAAGGTTTACCTCTTTTTTTGTTTGTTCAAACTTGTATCGCAAGTAGTTTGATTTTGCAACAAAACTCCCCGGTTAATCAGAGCTGATGAATCCATGTTAAGGTCAATTGTTGCCTCTTGAAACTTTGTTGAGGTTTCTTAAATCAAGTTTGCAACCCTTATGTCATTCACGAAGGTCCTCGTATATCTGCTACTTTAGTATGCAAAGAACTTAACTTCGTGTATCTTTGTCTGTATGAATGTGCTTGAATGAAATCTTATGCTAATTGCCAAAGCTGTTGCCTTCTTCATCATGAGTTCATGAccattaatttaatctttattctcTTTCGGTGTTAGCTTGACATAGCATTTCATACGGTAGTAAGTGTGCTTAACAGTTAACTCTTCGGTGTGGTTGGAGAGTTATTCAACATGTATTGAAATACCTCAGATTTCCATCCTAGTCTTTGCATCCACTTTCATATTTCAATGCTTAGACTGGCATGGACATGTCTTATTCTAATCAGTTTGGCAAAACAAGTGAAGGAACGAAAACTCCAAACGGAGCGAGGTTAGTGCTATCTTTTATCTTTTTCAAAGATTCATATATAGAGATGAGCATGAATTGCAGAAAAAAATAGAATTCCGTTATAAtagtttataacttccttatcATGTAATTTTTCCATGCATGGAACTGACTTTATCATGTAGCTAAGCACCACTGGATAAGGTCAAAGAAATGGTTAAATTCATGTCTATTTGCCTTTTGTTCCTGATTCCTGCAGTAAAAATTTTGGACCATGTATATTAGGAGATAGGTTCTATAAAGGACCACCTGATAGGGAATttgaacaattaaaaaaaatatcctATAGCTGGTAATAGCTAAGTAGAAATCAGCAGCAAAGCTGAAAAGGGCTTGCTTCAAGTGATAGTTTGCGAATATCAATTAATTGAGATAGGAATCTTAAGTCCATAATGCTAATCTTTAGGTACCAGATCCAAAAGGGACACATATAAGGAGTGAAGTTAACAGTTGAAACAGAATATATTACAGAACAAAAGCAGTGGACTCGAGTCATTATCGACCGGCTCTACTTGTCAAAATGCATAACCGCTATTTCACATCACACATTAAGCTTTTTAGTAGTAATCCACACTGCAACATTTCACTTCCTGGTTATCCAAGAAGGATGGAAAAGAACTTGCCTTCAGGAATGTTAATATAGCTTTACAACCTGTCTTCCCTTATGAAAATGTGAGAGTGCTGTGGGCCTATACCTGAGTCATATGGACCATCTACCAATAAATATTGAGCCTCTACTGTCCTTGTTCTAAGTCCCCACTTAAGTGATGATAGGTCTATGGACCTCACCACCACTGGCATCGGTCTGATGGGTATAATTTTCTGAGACAAAGTCATGGTCGGTAGACCAAAACTTAGTTGCTTTTACCTCTGCAGATAACATAACCTTTGGCCTCTGAAATGTGTGTGTCTCAACTTTATTAGATAGAGAATATGCCTCTTGGATATTGTAGTTTGATCCATGAGATCTGAAAGCGACATTATCAGGCTGTTTCTGAGAACCTAAACATCGGCATGTAAAACTGCGAAAACATTGAATTGGGAAATCTTTTCCAGATATATGATGTCTTTTAGAAAACAAACATTATATGCAAAGACTTCATCATAATGTCTGAAGATAGACATGAAGAAAGAGATGTTCCATGTTCAGGTCCAGCTGATTGTATTCCGTCCTCACCGACAGTTTAATATCAACTAGGCAAGTTTAGACTAAATGCTAGTTGTGATATTCTTTTCTTATCTGTACCGGGAATCTGGTTTCAGTCGAACTTGACCATGGTGTGCAATATGATCAACTCGTTCGGTTTAATTGGATTTAACCAGAAATATATTCTTTAGTCTTCAGTATTCTTGCTGAAGTTTGTAGCCTGAACTATGAAGAAGTTATTGATTGATTTCAGGTCACACTGACATCATCAACCATGTAATCAGCTAGATTCTCTAAAATCTGCACCTCaatattttctataaaaatcTATATGGTCCCCAATGTAATTTTCTTGGGCCAATATATGTTGTATAACGAGTGACTATGAAACAGTTGTCTTAACTTAGACCGTTGGTAATTAAaattgaagaggaagaaaagtATCAGAGATGAACTTTATGCCCTGTATTTATTGCCACTCATATTCATAGcaaatcaaaagaaaacaaagttTATCTTATCAGGATTCGGAAGATAACCGATTGTTCAAACTGTTAAAAAACGTCTTCTCTGATGGAATTACTTATAATGCATCCAAACAGCTACCCAAAACCGCTTATTTCATATGTCACGCAAGGAAAAATAACTCAATACAAAGCGAGGAGGAGGAGTTTCCTCCATTTGCCGATGGGACGCAACCTCGGTGGAAGATATTTATAATGTACAAAAGCAAACTTGTTGCTTCTAATGTCTGACTTGGGGTCTAATATAGTCTCAGCTGTTGAACTTCTGTTCAGCAGCACTAGCTGAGCCCTGCACCAATCAATGACACAACACAAACAGTGAACACAATGCTAAACAAAAGAAATCATTCATAGGAATATGAAAAACGGCTCGGGATGAAACTATTATATCGCCCCCAAAGAGGTAAGATTAACAAGTACAATCTTTAAATGACTTTTCTTGAGATAGTTATAATTGCAAGAAAAACTCAGATGCCATTCTTGTACTTTATTTATTGCTGCAATAATTTCAGAATGCTAGTATATATTGTCCATTTCTTATTTGTAGTGTAATCAAAATCGAACTCTGTAATCCGATATTATGATCAAGTATTATGGTTTCTTGCCTGAATTTTTTACTTCAAAGCCGATAAGAAAATGGAGTATATAAAACGATTAGCAAGTGAGAACAAACTGTGAACTAACCCCAACTGATGTCACAAAATTGCAAACTGCACATTTTACGGATCTCGCTCCATACTGGTACATTAGTAACATCCTGCAGTTCCCACAATTTACATGTGCCACCTGATTTGCTGTCAGAAGTGAAGGAAAATTTGAAGCTTTGACCAAAAATAATAGGAGTTCAATTGACAAGCCTTTGAATCTCTATAATgtttcaagaaaaagaaaaacattacTGAAGTTGCAAAACATCATAATCTGTTAAGCATACCTTCCAAGGCCAGATTGACAGTATGACAACACGAACATTGAACGCTTGTTGCTCCACGGATGTACATTAATAAGGTATGACAGCCTCCGCAAACCAACTGCGCCATTTCTGTGCCTGTATTTTTCAGAAGTTTGACTTACAATTTATACAAAGGCCTTCCAAAAGAAGATTCAATCAAGTAAATAGCAGATGATGTACCGGGAGGCGGCACTGCTGTTACCGCATTGCAAACAGCACAACACACAGAGGTTGCTCCAACTGGATAGAGCAATAAATTTCGACAACCGGAACACACAAGTTGGCTTTGAGCACCTGGTTAACATAGGTTTGGCCACTAGATCAGTTGCCAatggaaagtaaaaaaaaaaaaaaagaggagaaatACAGTAACTTTTGTAGATGCAGAAAGGTTAATGACTTAATTCATAAATTCTCCTGTCTTTGACCAATTTGTTGATGAGGCCAAGCTTGTTAGAAGCAAACTAGACTTGTAATATTGGTACTTTACATCCATAACAACCTGTGTATCTTAATGCCAAAGCCATACCCTTGCACAGCATGAACatcagaaaaaaaaggaaaataaaaaagcaaaaggGGGCAAAACGAAATTGAAGCAGACGTCCTGAATCAGATATCAGAAATTCTATTTGGATTTGCTAATCATATATGTAGTTACAATGAGACTTAACTCTTTTCTGAATGAAAAAAAGGCTAATGAAAGAGGTCCTTCAACTAAATAGCAATGGAATTCACATTGTTTAAAGAAAAATCTGTTGCAGAACAGATAGAAGAGAACAAGATACCATTGGCAGCAGGAGGAGTGTAGGGTGCTGGAGGTGTGGGATATGGCGCAAGGGGAACTGGCATTGTAAAATCAGACAGAGCTAAACTCTCGTTTCAATAGTTCACTGTCTAGAACCAGAGAGCATCAAGCTTTCTCCCATACTTTACCATGTCAGACAAGAATAATACAAGAAAAGCTCAGAAAACAGCAGAAATATTGCAACTATGGGTAACTCAAGAGAGTGACCAAAAATGAAAACAGAATAGACTATGATTAAATATTATACCAGTTCAACTGTGAGACACAAGGGAAATGATGGGGGGAGAAAGAGTCTGAGTTGCACAACCAacaaaaacaatgaaaaatacCCAATTCCCAATTTGGAAACTTTCTTAGATAGCCATACGATATGGTAGTTTTTTAATGGATATAAAAAGgataaaaagaaaatggaaaaggaaaaggaaacagAAACTTCAGGACAATTGATAAACAAGAAATTCAGTTGAATCATTATGAAGTGGGGCAAACATATATACCTGTTCAATATGCAGATGAAGTGGTGAGAAATagagagagaaaagagaggaTTAAGTTCAGAATAAAGTAGTTGTTATTGTAATGATTTCCCTTTTTTACCATGTGCCTTATCAGTTCATCTTAGGGAGTTAATGTCAACTGAAAGCTTTCATTTTTATCCTTATCAAAAGAGAGATAAAAAATAGAAGCTTTCATTTTCCTTTTGGCGAAGATGTATGCATTATGCAATGTAAAAAATTTCACTCCCCTCCCCCCCTCGTTTTATTCTGATTTTTACCTGTTTGCGATCCCCATAGAATGTTGATTTGTATCTCCATTTTGGTGGTATATCAAGATCAACTTTGGGGCTGAAAACTCTGGACCCCATACCCTGTCCTTGTCTCACTGTCAATGGAGCTTTGCTTTACTGTTAAAAAAGAATTGCATGGAGGTGAGTGTGTTGCAATAACCCCACAGTCTCCTTTCTCCCTCATGGGAGAAATGGAGGGGCTAACTAAACCactgagccacatctcatggccaaaAGCAAATCAGGGACCATCTGTTAAAATTATCACTCTGGGGGCAAAATTCATAAAACTTTACAAATATAAAGTTGGGATTCTCTTATACTCTAATTACCAAGGAAAAAAATCACAACTTTTTGGTGCTGTGCCTGTTATGGGTGAGCTTTGGAGTTTGGAGGGTGAATATGACAGAATCCTGTAATTCTGGGGTATCCATATCTTCATTTTCAGCTACATGCCTACACGTAATTAATGCTCTCTCTCCACACATTGGTTGATTTGAACCATTTTTATTATCTATTTCTGGGCATATGTAAAGCTTAAATCCTGTCTCATAAATCATCTTTGTGATTCCTTTTTTGTTAGCTAAGGTCTTTAATGTAGTTAGGTTATATCCTAGGTCAAATCACCATCAAAACCACATAAATGAAGAaaccaataaaaagaaaaagagaaaaaaaatgggaAACTCATGAAAGTGAGTCAATGTCATTTCTTCTATTTTGCAACAGATCATTTCAGCTTCTATTTTCAATTATTATTGTCTGCAGCAAACGAATCAATAATGCATGAAAAAAGAACAATAATtgtattgagaaaaaaaaagaactggaaatatatatatatataaaaaaagaaaatgttaaagaACAAAGGGAGAGACAAAAAGGCTTAATTGTTTGAAGAAAGGTATGTAGTTTCATCAAGTATGAGCAGGGAGTTCTTACAAGAACTTTGATGACAATCTCCATAACAGGTCCATAGACAGCATGCCATGCAAAGACACATGGGGACCGCCTCTGTATGTACTTTTGTTGGCTTTTCTTCGCATTCTAGACTGGATATTCTTGTCTTTTCCTTTAGTTAACTACTAATTCAACCAATAATTTTGAACTCTGAAACTAGCTACCCTTGCTTTCCTAACCCATGCCCAAAAACTCAATTGTTTGCTCTCCAATCCAACTTCTAGAAACCCATGTCTGTCATCAGCtatgtaagttttttttaaaagggtaTATTTTCCTGTATTCAATAATCACCTAACTAAATTCGAAGACAAATTGAGTTGGATCCTAAATGAAGAGTAAAGTTCTTCCAACATCATTTTCTCCatctataaatttaaatataaatttttaaagagcATGAAACACCGTACTATTTAActgaataaatataaatgaaaaatcgTTATCGAGCTAGTGTAATCAGAAGGGTAAATTTCTTCCAGTTTCAGACAAGAGTGTCATTAAATGGTCTGATTGAATGCTTGACCTGCTTTCTTTGTTGCCCtacaaattaaccaagcttagcatcaataataataataaaagatacaGTCTATGAGCTTCATCAAGGCGTCACTTATACGTCAAACAAGAGATTTGATCTTATCTTGGAAAATCAGGCAGCCATTGTTTGAGCCATTTTAATTTGGTAATAAGGAGAGGACAAAAAAGGTCTAGATCAATTGATGTAGGAAAACAACACGCCCACAATATCAGTCCTTTCACTTAGTAATCAATTAATCTGTTTAAGCAAATTGAAATCCGAGAAAGGATTTGGTATCTAATCTTATCTATTATAGATTAAGGATAATCCTAAATTTTGGAACTCATCCATGTATGAAAACAGGCCACAAATCCTTCCTATTACACTGGATGAATATTagaatctttctttttcggagccTTATGTCTAAATATTTGAgtgaaatataattaattatatgatAAAAACAATCAAAGCCAACGTAAATATTTGTTTTAGAAGAGCTAAAAATGCCATTACAGGACAAGAACCAGAAATGTAAAACACTTTCGTCCAAATTTATAGCCCCATAACATCAGATACTGACATTTCAATCCATGGCTCGCCTGCATATCCAACGCCACTCCAAAAGTTCAGCTATTCGAATTTTAAACCACATTTCTGGGGATTTTTGCATGAAAGGGAAGAGAGGGTGGCATTTTATGGATGACATCAAATATTTGCCAAAAGAATCATACGTCCAATTTCAGACACCGACAAATCTGGGTCTGGACTAACATAAAAGAGAGGCAATTATTTAACAAGACTTGCCCCAACTGCATTTCAGCTACTTCCTGTGGCAAAAAATGGGATATAATGTactaaaagagaaaaagaaaaaaaaaatttgatgtaTTACATAGCAAGACCACAATCCatgaatataaaattaaatttccaaAATTATCAAAGCAAAAGGAATTGCCTAACACAAAATCTGTACAAGGAAACGTATATGCTTATAACCATACCATTCCATGAAAATGTATGTCATTTTAGCATAAGGTATAATGGCAGCATCCAGAAGAAAATTGCCAGATATTAGTCATTATACAATCAATACATAGCCTAAGAGGCAGCCGAGGTTCCTCTTATACAAACAATACTATTTGTTCAGACATGCAGGTTCCACACGTTTGAACTCTGGTTTtatgtacaaaaaaaaatttatggtttaGTCATCATCATTTTCTGAATCAGGGTTCCCATACACAATAGAGAAATAGAAACCTACTGTTCTAAGTGTGAGGCCTGGAAACCTGTGAGAACTATTGGGCCGGAGGTCTACCTTGATAAAAGGCCAATTCATGGCTTGTGCAGCCTCGCACTCTTCCCATCCATCTCCAATTGCACAAAAGCGGGTATTTCGATTGTCAAAACGTTCCTTGATCCACTGGAAACATTGTAGTTTCCCTACATCCCATGAACTGTAAACTGGAGAATAAATGTTTTGTAAGTACTAGgtcatttgttttttctttcttctcttcacGATGAATAATGAGTTCACTTAAGAAAAACAGTATGCATGCAAACTAGTGACAACGATAAATATGACCACCACCTGAACTCTTGAAACTACATGGAATCGAAAATAATGTCCTTATAGAGAGAATGGGAAAAAAAGGGTATTCTAAAGGAACTTGATACACTGAAGGTATCTTCTATGTGAAATCGAATTCTAGGCAATTCATCTCTTCCATTTAAAAGCTTTCTTCAACTGAAAATTTCCGCATTAAcaaaagataaaatattaaattcctGAGTCATGGCTAACAAGAGATATCTTTACTGGAAGATCAATTTAGGataagattttttttgaaaatgatgtGCGTTTAACCATCAATTACACTACCCTTGATTAGTTCAACATTCATAAACTGCACAAAACATGAGGAGCCTTCATAATTATCCTCTTAACATGAGTATGGCTAACATAGCTGGAAAAGTCCTTTGGTTTTTGTGTCAAGGACCTGAAATCAAATATTGAACTTGCCATGGACAGAAGTGGGGCACCCCTCGTTCAGTAGCTAGCCACTGGAAGAAAAAAGTTTACCATGTGACATTTATTATGAAGATACCACTTGCTATGAGGATATATTATAAGAGAAAGTAAGCATAGGCAGGCAGAATACAGTAATTATGCCAATTAAAGTAGAGGCTGGTGGTAACAGTTCTACATGTACTATGAAAAAAACATAGGTTACTTCAAGAGAATACAATATTACTCACCATTTTCATGCGATATCAAATTGTCAAGTCGAAAGAGTAGACATTTAACAAGGCTAGGAATCAAAGACCCAGAAGTCACCAAAACATTTATGTGCCGGGACCCTGTAGCATTAGATCTGACAACCCCACCAGCAATGGTATTACAAATGGTAGGATCTTCATTCCCAGCTAAACACTGCTCCAAGAGTGCCCGTgctatatttagaaaataaagaataaatactaAGCAAAGCAAGTAATTTAAGAGAAAACATGAGAACTTTACCCCAAGTTCCAagaaaattcttaattttttatggCAAAGCTAAACCTTAAGCTTCAAATTAATGCAGGGTCAGTGAGAAGAATATCTCTAAGCTTT
It encodes the following:
- the LOC121211098 gene encoding protein LOL1, with amino-acid sequence MPVPLAPYPTPPAPYTPPAANGAQSQLVCSGCRNLLLYPVGATSVCCAVCNAVTAVPPPGTEMAQLVCGGCHTLLMYIRGATSVQCSCCHTVNLALEANQVAHVNCGNCRMLLMYQYGARSVKCAVCNFVTSVGGSASAAEQKFNS
- the LOC107946739 gene encoding eyes absent homolog isoform X2; the protein is MNNQITNVYIWDMDETLILLKSLLNGSYAEAFAGLKDAQKGVEIGKMWEKHILQISDDFFFYEQIENCNKPFLEALSKYDDGQDLSDYDFNQDGFSPPHDDLNKRKLAYRHRVIANKYKQGLHNILDQEMMDVWDALYKMTDEYTDGWLSSARALLEQCLAGNEDPTICNTIAGGVVRSNATGSRHINVLVTSGSLIPSLVKCLLFRLDNLISHENVYSSWDVGKLQCFQWIKERFDNRNTRFCAIGDGWEECEAAQAMNWPFIKVDLRPNSSHRFPGLTLRTVGFYFSIVYGNPDSENDDD